The Echinicola rosea genome has a segment encoding these proteins:
- a CDS encoding penicillin-binding protein, with protein MNIKKSILLRVRLAFLAVVLFAGAILYRIAHVQFVDGDKWRQKAEDINLQYRKVSATRGNIYSDDGSLLATSLPFYRVALDPGIADEDDYRAGIDSLSRKLSAFYKDKSANAYKRMINDARLEGRRYIVLNRRQIGYQEKQLMSTWPIFRDGRMGGGVIFEKVEKRYNPFKNLAGRTIGFLNEDHYGAGLEYSFNGYLEGKNGEALFQKIAGGTWKPVHDAEDIRPEDGFDVVTTIDINIQDVAESALLRQLLNKDAQYGCVVVMEVKTGHIKAIANLEKKNSGYGYGEYYNYAIGEQGLTEPGSTFKLLSMLALLEEGKVNLSDTVDTGDGNYKFYNQTMRDAKYGGYGKLTVRQAFEKSSNVGISRLVDEQFGVDPAKFLSYVQQVGLDKPLGFQLKGEGVPYFKDPKNKKNWYGTTLPWMSIGYELKLTPLHTLALYNAVANGGRVVKPMIVERIQRGNSIEEEYETEVIRRSIASDETIGQLQELLEGVVARGTARNISDSDYKIAGKTGTAQKLVNGRYTRKYYTSFAGYFPADDPKYSMIIVIDSPKGFNAYGGDVSAPVFKEIADKIFAQDLELNKEKETASPNKRKGDEVFPYIQAGKVDELQMICNRFGLSNHYNGDEQWVQSSLVNHSISWKSNKVEAPVVPDVSGMTLRDALYVLENKGLKVNYSGSGRVKSQSIHAGSNVPKGGSIRIVLG; from the coding sequence ATGAACATTAAGAAATCCATATTACTAAGGGTAAGACTTGCCTTTTTGGCGGTAGTGCTTTTTGCAGGGGCTATTCTTTACAGGATAGCCCATGTTCAGTTTGTGGATGGAGATAAATGGCGACAGAAAGCCGAGGATATAAACCTGCAATACCGAAAGGTCAGTGCTACACGGGGGAATATCTACAGTGACGACGGGAGTTTATTGGCTACGAGCCTGCCCTTCTATCGGGTGGCACTGGATCCCGGTATCGCTGATGAGGATGACTATCGGGCAGGAATCGATTCCCTTTCGAGGAAGTTGTCAGCATTCTACAAAGATAAATCCGCCAATGCGTACAAGCGGATGATCAATGATGCTCGACTGGAAGGGCGAAGGTACATTGTCTTGAACCGGAGACAGATAGGGTACCAAGAAAAGCAGCTGATGTCCACCTGGCCTATTTTCCGCGACGGAAGAATGGGGGGAGGCGTGATTTTCGAGAAAGTGGAAAAGCGCTATAACCCATTTAAGAACCTGGCAGGAAGGACGATTGGCTTTTTAAATGAAGACCATTATGGTGCTGGGCTTGAGTATAGCTTTAATGGCTATCTGGAAGGAAAAAATGGGGAGGCCTTGTTCCAGAAAATTGCTGGGGGAACCTGGAAGCCCGTGCATGACGCCGAGGATATCAGGCCAGAGGACGGTTTTGATGTGGTCACGACCATTGATATCAACATACAAGATGTGGCGGAGTCTGCGCTGCTAAGGCAGCTACTAAACAAGGACGCCCAGTATGGCTGTGTGGTGGTCATGGAAGTAAAAACAGGCCATATCAAGGCCATTGCAAACCTGGAGAAGAAGAATAGTGGCTATGGTTATGGTGAATATTATAACTATGCCATCGGGGAGCAAGGGCTTACCGAGCCTGGCTCCACGTTTAAGCTGTTGTCCATGTTGGCTTTGCTGGAGGAAGGGAAGGTAAACCTAAGTGATACAGTGGATACTGGGGATGGAAACTACAAGTTTTATAACCAGACCATGCGGGATGCCAAATATGGAGGGTACGGAAAGCTGACGGTAAGGCAGGCTTTTGAGAAGTCTTCGAATGTGGGGATTTCACGATTGGTGGACGAGCAGTTTGGTGTGGATCCGGCCAAGTTTTTAAGCTATGTGCAACAGGTAGGACTGGACAAACCTTTGGGATTTCAGCTCAAAGGCGAAGGAGTGCCTTACTTTAAAGATCCTAAAAACAAGAAAAACTGGTACGGGACGACATTGCCATGGATGTCCATTGGGTATGAACTGAAGCTCACCCCGCTTCATACGCTGGCCCTTTACAATGCCGTGGCCAACGGTGGCCGGGTAGTAAAACCCATGATCGTAGAGCGTATTCAGCGGGGCAATAGCATAGAAGAGGAATACGAAACGGAAGTGATCCGAAGGAGCATTGCTTCCGATGAGACTATCGGGCAATTGCAGGAGTTGCTGGAAGGGGTAGTGGCCCGCGGAACAGCCCGAAACATCAGCGACAGTGATTATAAGATTGCCGGAAAGACGGGTACTGCCCAAAAACTGGTCAATGGACGATATACCCGTAAATACTATACTTCTTTTGCAGGGTATTTCCCCGCCGATGATCCGAAGTACAGCATGATCATCGTCATTGACAGTCCAAAAGGGTTTAATGCATATGGTGGTGATGTATCGGCACCTGTTTTTAAAGAAATAGCGGATAAGATATTTGCGCAAGATCTGGAGTTAAATAAAGAAAAAGAAACGGCTTCTCCCAACAAGAGAAAGGGGGACGAGGTATTTCCTTATATCCAGGCTGGCAAAGTGGATGAACTGCAGATGATTTGTAATCGGTTTGGCCTATCCAACCATTACAATGGTGATGAGCAGTGGGTGCAGTCATCCTTGGTGAACCATTCCATCTCTTGGAAATCCAATAAGGTGGAAGCGCCCGTGGTGCCGGATGTATCCGGAATGACATTGCGTGATGCGCTGTACGTGCTGGAAAACAAAGGATTAAAAGTTAATTATTCAGGCAGTGGAAGGGTGAAAAGCCAGTCCATCCATGCCGGATCAAATGTGCCAAAAGGAGGCTCAATTCGAATCGTTTTAGGTTAA
- a CDS encoding FtsL-like putative cell division protein: MEGNTFKKKIKKRGGNENRTSGKPANSKNVFALIEEKLKMSNILGEGIPVKLVPPFLYAAFIALIYIWSNHKAESTIREIEDLQQEVEDLRADVTTLEAEYMFSSKQSEVARKIKVLNIYEIEEPPKKIIRSK, encoded by the coding sequence ATGGAAGGAAATACTTTTAAAAAGAAAATAAAGAAAAGGGGCGGGAATGAAAACCGGACATCGGGCAAGCCTGCCAATAGTAAGAATGTCTTCGCACTGATAGAGGAAAAGCTCAAGATGAGCAATATCCTGGGAGAGGGGATTCCCGTGAAGTTGGTTCCTCCTTTTCTGTATGCGGCCTTTATTGCGCTGATTTATATCTGGAGCAATCACAAGGCAGAGAGTACGATCAGGGAGATCGAAGACCTTCAGCAAGAAGTGGAAGACTTGCGGGCTGATGTGACCACGCTGGAAGCAGAGTACATGTTCAGCAGCAAACAGTCTGAGGTGGCCCGGAAGATCAAGGTATTGAATATTTACGAAATCGAAGAACCTCCAAAAAAGATTATACGGAGTAAATGA
- the rsmH gene encoding 16S rRNA (cytosine(1402)-N(4))-methyltransferase RsmH: MSATAYHIPVMLRECLEGLAIRPDGVYVDLTFGGGGHTKEILKHLGPEGRLYGFDQDEDAAANAPDDDRFTFVQANFRDLTRYLRLYGVSKVDGILADLGISSHQIDKPSRGFSTRFEGSLDMRMNQLGGLSARDVLNTYEEAALHKLFGMYGEVRNAKSLAQAVVSARAAKPFETTEQFKQVLQQLAPRGREFKYFAQVFQALRIEVNDEMGALEDMLEQTVEVLKPEGRLVVMSYHSLEDRMVKNFVTKGKFQGEVEKDFYGNLIRPLEPVSRKAIQAQPEELAKNNRARSAKLRIAKKV; encoded by the coding sequence ATGAGTGCAACAGCGTACCATATTCCCGTAATGCTCCGCGAGTGCTTGGAGGGCTTGGCTATTCGCCCGGACGGGGTCTATGTGGACCTGACCTTCGGCGGCGGTGGCCATACCAAAGAAATTCTCAAGCATTTAGGGCCAGAAGGTAGGCTCTATGGGTTTGATCAGGATGAGGATGCTGCTGCAAATGCCCCCGATGACGACCGGTTTACCTTTGTGCAGGCCAATTTTAGGGACCTGACCAGGTACCTCCGGCTGTACGGCGTGAGCAAAGTGGACGGGATATTGGCCGATCTTGGGATTTCCTCCCACCAGATCGATAAACCTTCAAGAGGGTTCAGTACCCGTTTTGAGGGGAGCTTGGACATGCGCATGAACCAGTTGGGCGGTCTGTCTGCCCGTGATGTTCTGAATACTTATGAGGAGGCAGCTCTTCATAAGCTTTTTGGGATGTATGGTGAGGTGCGAAATGCCAAGTCCCTAGCGCAGGCGGTGGTGTCAGCACGGGCGGCCAAGCCTTTTGAAACGACGGAGCAGTTTAAGCAAGTGCTGCAACAATTGGCACCGAGGGGGCGGGAGTTTAAATATTTTGCCCAGGTATTTCAGGCCCTGCGGATCGAGGTGAATGATGAGATGGGCGCCCTGGAAGATATGCTGGAACAGACGGTAGAGGTGCTCAAGCCTGAAGGAAGACTGGTGGTGATGAGCTATCATTCCCTGGAGGACCGCATGGTAAAGAACTTCGTCACAAAGGGGAAATTTCAGGGAGAGGTAGAAAAGGATTTTTACGGAAACCTGATTCGTCCGCTGGAGCCGGTAAGCCGAAAGGCCATTCAGGCCCAGCCCGAGGAGCTTGCCAAGAATAACCGTGCAAGAAGTGCGAAGTTGAGAATTGCAAAAAAAGTATAG
- the mraZ gene encoding division/cell wall cluster transcriptional repressor MraZ codes for MGNFSSEYYCKLDAKGRLVLPAKLKAALPETFGNELVMRRGFDPCLVLYPMNEYRKLDNKVSALDDFDPKQRNFKRSFYRGNTEIELDAAGRFLIPKPLLGFAGISKEVIVVGMGKTIEIWDPERYDNFLINDPEVFADQAREYLSDANK; via the coding sequence ATGGGGAATTTCTCTAGCGAATATTACTGCAAGCTTGACGCCAAAGGACGTCTGGTTTTGCCGGCCAAATTGAAGGCGGCATTACCGGAGACTTTTGGTAACGAGCTGGTTATGCGCAGGGGGTTTGACCCATGTTTGGTGCTCTATCCCATGAACGAGTACCGTAAATTGGACAATAAAGTGTCTGCATTGGATGACTTTGACCCTAAGCAAAGGAATTTCAAGCGGAGCTTTTACCGAGGCAACACAGAAATAGAACTGGATGCAGCGGGTAGGTTTTTGATCCCTAAGCCATTGCTGGGGTTTGCCGGTATAAGCAAGGAAGTCATTGTGGTGGGGATGGGAAAGACCATTGAGATCTGGGATCCTGAACGATATGACAATTTCTTGATAAACGATCCCGAAGTGTTTGCCGATCAGGCGAGAGAGTATTTGTCAGATGCTAACAAATGA
- a CDS encoding polyprenyl synthetase family protein, whose product MKPDLKQIQAPIAEEMIDFEKKFRSFMKSKVKLLDHITGYIVKRKGKQMRPMFVFLTAGVTGGVTESTYRGAALIELLHTATLVHDDVVDDANYRRGFFSVNALWKNKIAVLVGDYLLSRGLLLSVDNGDFDLLKEVSNAVREMSEGELLQIAKARNLDITEDVYYTIIRQKTASLIASCCAVGALTSGADSATVERMREFGEKVGMAFQIKDDLFDYGEDEVGKPVGIDIKEKKMTLPLIYALNHASWADKKRIIYLIRNRNENKKAVNQVIAFVKASGGLEYAQEVMTRFFEEALAVLEDQPASEYKESLANLVKYTIERKK is encoded by the coding sequence ATGAAGCCAGACCTCAAACAAATACAAGCCCCCATTGCGGAGGAAATGATCGACTTCGAGAAGAAGTTTCGTTCTTTTATGAAGAGCAAGGTCAAGCTTTTGGATCACATTACGGGCTACATTGTCAAGCGCAAGGGGAAGCAGATGCGGCCCATGTTTGTGTTTCTCACGGCAGGAGTTACAGGAGGAGTCACTGAATCCACTTACCGCGGAGCTGCGCTGATTGAATTGTTGCATACCGCGACGCTCGTACATGACGACGTGGTGGATGATGCCAACTACCGTCGGGGATTTTTTTCGGTCAATGCACTGTGGAAAAACAAGATTGCCGTTTTGGTGGGGGATTATTTATTGTCAAGGGGCTTGCTACTCAGTGTTGACAATGGTGATTTTGACCTGCTGAAAGAAGTTTCCAATGCTGTGCGGGAGATGAGTGAGGGGGAGTTGTTACAGATCGCCAAAGCGCGTAATCTTGACATCACAGAAGACGTTTACTATACCATTATCAGGCAAAAAACCGCCAGTTTGATTGCTTCGTGCTGTGCAGTAGGAGCGCTTACATCTGGTGCGGACAGCGCTACCGTGGAGCGAATGCGGGAGTTTGGGGAGAAAGTGGGAATGGCTTTTCAGATCAAGGATGATCTTTTTGATTATGGTGAGGACGAGGTAGGAAAGCCCGTTGGGATCGATATCAAGGAAAAGAAAATGACGCTACCGCTGATCTATGCCCTAAATCACGCCAGCTGGGCGGACAAGAAGCGCATTATTTACCTGATTCGTAACAGAAATGAGAATAAAAAGGCTGTCAATCAGGTGATTGCGTTTGTGAAAGCTTCAGGTGGGCTGGAGTATGCGCAAGAAGTAATGACCCGTTTTTTTGAAGAGGCTTTGGCGGTTTTGGAAGACCAGCCTGCCTCAGAATATAAAGAATCTTTGGCCAATTTGGTGAAATATACCATTGAGCGTAAAAAGTAA
- a CDS encoding lipid A deacylase LpxR family protein, with product MKELKIIFFFSCFLSLVAPFSFGQTDTGAIRKHQFYLRVDNDALAFSHFDRYYTNGAFFGYSHYLSKKSRLHVTISQQIYTPERYTSNDISVYDRPYAGVLYGEAGYQHFLSRGWLSGNLLLGRIGPGSKAEDVQVWYHTLFGFPQPRGWQYQIQNSALVNVKLEGAVNVFREGSVDFWLQPRVALGNYDRSLGITPSFRIGKFNRASESFIAGSRVGVSGKRELYFQGGASFKRVYWNATLQGTKRTYALDLATMDPVKHVNEFFGQLVLAYPKVGFSYRFFYRTQETSLAEGQFLGSLYFYYTF from the coding sequence TTGAAGGAGCTCAAAATAATCTTCTTTTTTTCATGTTTCTTGAGTTTGGTTGCTCCTTTTTCCTTTGGGCAAACGGACACGGGAGCCATAAGAAAACACCAGTTTTACTTACGTGTCGATAATGATGCATTGGCGTTTTCCCATTTTGACCGTTATTATACCAACGGGGCTTTTTTTGGGTACAGCCATTACTTGTCCAAGAAAAGCAGGCTACATGTGACCATTTCCCAGCAGATTTATACTCCCGAGCGGTACACTTCAAATGACATCAGCGTTTATGATCGTCCATATGCAGGGGTGCTGTATGGTGAAGCGGGTTACCAGCACTTCCTCAGCAGAGGGTGGTTGTCGGGAAATTTGCTTTTGGGAAGAATAGGGCCAGGTTCCAAAGCGGAAGACGTACAGGTGTGGTACCATACCCTTTTTGGATTTCCGCAGCCAAGGGGCTGGCAGTACCAGATCCAAAACAGTGCTTTGGTGAATGTCAAGCTTGAAGGTGCTGTGAATGTATTTAGGGAGGGGAGTGTGGATTTTTGGCTTCAGCCAAGGGTCGCACTGGGAAATTACGATCGTAGCCTGGGGATCACGCCTTCTTTTAGGATTGGGAAGTTTAATCGTGCCTCGGAGAGTTTTATTGCGGGGAGTCGCGTGGGAGTGAGTGGTAAAAGGGAACTTTATTTCCAAGGTGGAGCGAGCTTTAAACGGGTGTACTGGAATGCTACCTTGCAGGGGACCAAACGGACCTATGCACTTGATTTGGCGACGATGGATCCGGTAAAGCATGTCAACGAGTTTTTTGGTCAGTTGGTGCTGGCGTATCCAAAAGTGGGGTTTTCCTACCGGTTCTTTTACAGGACGCAAGAAACCTCACTGGCAGAAGGGCAATTTTTAGGAAGTTTGTATTTTTATTACACCTTTTGA
- a CDS encoding 1-acyl-sn-glycerol-3-phosphate acyltransferase: MTDDYIKQKYDPILPRKDEWPVVKLAKSRKDFVQNVATFSKDKIISMTGNNLDLLKEELETTLYREKLRIKQNPWLVDPDDEEEFWTGVKSHLVQISFESQATEEDKKAAYHKILESITTRYSEEIASNFKHSHYKATRKMVTFGFSRLLNAARVKGLGSIFSKQYTLQDKIQIIGETAQLRDLASKGTIVMVPTHFSNLDSILIGWTISTLGMPPFLYGAGLNLFNIQIFAYFMNALGAYKVDRRKKNLLYLETLKSYSSEAIQFGCHSLFFPGGTRSRSGRIENKLKLGLLSTAVEAQRANYEKGFNDISGKIFIVPVTINYHFTLEAPSLIREHLSLTGQERYYKETDEFSNSYKISKFLVKFFTKGSDISVSIGQPMDILGNYVDKEGNSTDRDGRMIDCRDYFMSNGKVSVDPQREEVYTQILGDRIVEEFHKINRVFSSHLVAFTAFQMIKKQNSKMDLFSLLRLPDEDLVIDYSDFRASCQMVLNRLMEIRAKGLVHVAPHLKQDIEKIIAHGLENVGMYHAKRPLIKTGDNTITTQDMSLLYYYHNRLDGYDLEKLFK, translated from the coding sequence TTGACTGACGATTATATCAAACAAAAATACGACCCGATTCTTCCCCGGAAAGATGAATGGCCCGTGGTGAAGTTAGCCAAAAGCCGTAAGGACTTTGTCCAAAACGTGGCGACCTTCAGCAAAGATAAAATCATCAGCATGACGGGCAACAACCTCGACTTGCTCAAGGAAGAACTGGAGACCACGCTTTACCGCGAAAAGCTGCGTATCAAACAAAATCCGTGGCTCGTGGATCCTGATGATGAAGAAGAATTTTGGACAGGAGTAAAATCCCACTTGGTGCAGATTTCTTTTGAAAGCCAAGCCACTGAAGAGGATAAAAAAGCCGCTTACCATAAGATTCTGGAAAGCATCACTACACGCTATTCGGAAGAAATCGCCAGCAACTTTAAGCACAGCCATTATAAGGCCACGCGCAAGATGGTCACCTTCGGCTTTTCCAGATTGTTAAATGCCGCTCGGGTAAAGGGACTTGGATCGATCTTCAGCAAACAATACACCCTACAGGACAAAATCCAGATCATCGGCGAAACCGCACAATTAAGGGATTTGGCCTCCAAGGGCACCATTGTCATGGTCCCCACGCACTTCAGCAACCTGGACAGTATCCTTATCGGCTGGACGATCAGCACGCTGGGCATGCCTCCATTTCTTTACGGTGCCGGACTGAACCTCTTTAACATCCAGATTTTCGCCTATTTCATGAATGCTCTTGGCGCGTACAAAGTGGACCGGAGAAAGAAAAACCTGCTGTACCTGGAGACCTTAAAAAGTTATTCCAGCGAAGCCATCCAATTTGGCTGCCACAGTTTGTTCTTCCCTGGCGGAACCCGCTCCAGAAGTGGCAGGATCGAAAACAAACTCAAACTGGGACTGCTCAGCACGGCCGTAGAAGCCCAACGTGCCAATTACGAAAAAGGCTTCAACGATATCAGTGGCAAAATATTCATCGTGCCGGTCACGATCAACTACCATTTCACTTTGGAGGCGCCCAGTTTGATCCGCGAACACCTCAGCCTTACCGGACAGGAGCGATATTACAAGGAAACCGATGAGTTTTCCAATTCCTACAAAATCTCAAAGTTCCTGGTCAAATTCTTCACCAAAGGCTCCGACATCTCTGTTTCCATCGGACAGCCAATGGATATCCTCGGCAACTACGTGGACAAAGAAGGGAACAGCACCGATCGGGACGGCCGGATGATCGACTGCCGTGACTATTTCATGTCCAACGGAAAAGTCAGCGTGGATCCACAGCGGGAAGAAGTCTATACCCAGATCCTCGGAGACCGTATCGTGGAAGAATTCCATAAGATCAACCGTGTCTTTAGCAGTCACTTAGTGGCCTTTACGGCCTTTCAGATGATCAAAAAGCAAAACAGCAAAATGGATCTTTTCAGCTTGCTGCGCCTTCCAGATGAAGACCTGGTCATTGATTACAGCGACTTCCGCGCTTCCTGCCAGATGGTCCTAAACCGCTTGATGGAGATCCGGGCAAAAGGCCTCGTACATGTGGCACCGCACTTGAAGCAGGACATCGAAAAAATCATTGCCCATGGGCTGGAAAATGTCGGCATGTATCACGCCAAAAGACCACTGATCAAAACCGGTGACAATACCATCACTACCCAAGACATGAGCCTTTTGTATTACTACCACAACAGACTGGATGGTTATGACCTTGAAAAACTCTTCAAATAA
- a CDS encoding NAD(P)H-dependent glycerol-3-phosphate dehydrogenase, whose product MTLKNSSNNSEKPVGVIGIGSFGTAIANILAEKNNVIVYARKQEIVDEINHQHSAEGRSLHQSITATTDPQTLCETCEVMFPVVSSSGFKDVMKKFAPFLHPYHILIHGTKGLVLNLPEGKNLDNVSKIHRENIWTMSEVIRNETVVVRVGCLAGPNLAKELAKGQPAATVVASRFNEVILEGQRLLRSDRFQVYGNQDIIGVELSGVLKNTIAIASGALAGLGLGENAKGLLISRGMVEMIHLGNALGGQTQSFVGLAGIGDLVTTCSSTFSRNYTVGYRLAQGETLDAINDSMDEVAEGINTVRLLQTFLEGTGMRAPITENLYKVLFEGFKVEDALYYLMKYPFNVDIDFL is encoded by the coding sequence ATGACCTTGAAAAACTCTTCAAATAACAGTGAAAAACCTGTGGGCGTTATCGGCATTGGCAGTTTCGGTACGGCTATCGCCAATATTCTTGCCGAAAAAAACAACGTCATCGTTTACGCCAGAAAACAGGAAATCGTGGACGAGATCAACCATCAGCACAGCGCTGAAGGCAGGAGCCTGCACCAAAGCATCACAGCGACTACCGACCCTCAAACACTCTGTGAGACATGTGAGGTAATGTTTCCTGTGGTATCCTCGTCTGGGTTTAAGGATGTCATGAAAAAATTCGCGCCTTTTCTTCACCCTTACCATATCCTCATCCATGGCACCAAAGGACTGGTGCTCAACCTCCCCGAAGGAAAAAACCTGGACAACGTATCCAAAATCCACCGCGAAAACATCTGGACCATGAGCGAAGTGATCCGAAACGAAACGGTAGTGGTCCGCGTAGGCTGCCTGGCAGGCCCCAATTTGGCCAAAGAACTCGCCAAAGGCCAGCCTGCCGCCACGGTGGTCGCCAGCCGCTTTAACGAAGTCATTCTCGAAGGCCAACGCCTCCTCAGATCGGATCGTTTTCAGGTCTATGGCAATCAGGACATTATCGGCGTAGAACTCAGCGGAGTGCTCAAAAACACCATCGCCATCGCTTCAGGAGCCTTGGCAGGACTGGGGCTGGGAGAAAACGCCAAGGGGCTGCTCATCTCCCGCGGCATGGTGGAAATGATCCACTTGGGCAATGCCCTGGGCGGCCAAACACAGTCTTTTGTAGGTTTGGCAGGCATCGGAGACCTGGTCACCACGTGTAGTTCTACCTTCTCCAGAAACTATACCGTAGGCTATCGACTCGCCCAAGGCGAAACACTCGACGCCATCAACGACAGCATGGACGAAGTGGCGGAAGGAATCAATACGGTAAGGTTGCTCCAAACTTTCCTGGAAGGAACCGGCATGCGCGCGCCCATCACCGAAAACCTGTACAAGGTACTCTTCGAAGGATTCAAGGTGGAAGATGCTCTGTACTACTTGATGAAATACCCGTTCAATGTGGACATTGATTTCTTGTAA
- a CDS encoding SMP-30/gluconolactonase/LRE family protein, whose product MKTLSFSILSTFLLAALACSANKSTLLLTGTAPTLVSDEFTFTEGPAVAPNGDVYFTDQPNDRIYRWSAESGTIDLYIEDTGRANGLYFDNKGNLLACADENFQLWQIDQNKEVNVLADGFDQKNFNGPNDLWVDKKGGIYFTDPYYQREYWTRQAPDMEQQRVYYRSPEGDIKVVADHFVRPNGIIGTKKGKTLYIADIGDKKTYRYDIQKDGNLSAPTLFADMGSDGMTIDENGNIYLTGNGVTIFNPEGEQIGQIPIPQKWTANVTFGGKERKTLFITAGPAVYTLKLNVAGIQ is encoded by the coding sequence ATGAAAACCTTATCATTCAGTATCCTTTCTACCTTCCTGCTGGCAGCACTGGCCTGCTCTGCAAACAAATCAACGCTACTATTGACGGGCACGGCCCCCACCTTGGTATCCGATGAATTCACGTTTACGGAAGGCCCTGCCGTAGCCCCAAATGGAGATGTTTACTTCACCGACCAACCCAATGACCGCATTTACCGGTGGTCGGCTGAAAGTGGCACCATCGATCTCTACATAGAAGATACCGGTCGTGCCAATGGGCTCTACTTTGACAATAAAGGCAATTTGCTCGCTTGTGCAGATGAAAACTTCCAGCTTTGGCAAATTGATCAAAACAAGGAGGTCAACGTATTGGCAGATGGTTTTGACCAGAAAAACTTCAATGGACCCAACGACCTGTGGGTGGACAAGAAAGGCGGTATCTACTTTACGGATCCCTATTATCAGCGGGAATACTGGACCCGGCAAGCTCCTGACATGGAGCAACAACGTGTCTATTACCGTTCCCCAGAGGGAGATATCAAGGTGGTGGCAGACCACTTCGTCAGACCAAACGGCATCATCGGCACCAAAAAAGGAAAGACGCTCTACATCGCTGACATCGGCGATAAAAAGACCTACCGCTACGACATCCAAAAAGACGGCAACCTCAGTGCACCTACATTATTCGCAGACATGGGATCGGACGGCATGACCATCGATGAAAACGGCAATATCTACCTTACGGGTAATGGCGTGACGATCTTCAACCCTGAAGGGGAGCAAATCGGCCAAATTCCCATTCCCCAAAAATGGACCGCCAATGTCACCTTTGGCGGCAAGGAACGCAAAACCCTCTTCATCACCGCCGGACCTGCCGTATATACCCTTAAACTAAATGTCGCCGGGATACAGTAA
- a CDS encoding lipid II:glycine glycyltransferase FemX, producing the protein MTCTAERKSVDQINTTNILPQTPFWAKVKNKQGFKPNGFRLTVSKELLEPDASSSQQLEEDLLILIKDIGEGHCFAYVPYGPKLEPRFEHQGLFLEKLSESLKPHLPETCVFIRYDLLWENQWAGEEEFYDSQGNWQGPPSAQTQEFRVNFNTDHWNLRKSPGDALPKNTFFLNLDRGSDELLYEMRYNTRYNIRQASKKGVEVREHGVDKLDDWYALYEETALRKGITYQTKDYFLDLFAHQDEEVRVCLLMASHEGQELASMLLVLSHKRATYLFGASASDKRQAMASYALQWEAIKRAKEFGCEAYDMFGCAPNLDRSHPLHGVHLYKKGFGGQLFHRMGCWDYPFKDGEYEMFKAQEMYN; encoded by the coding sequence ATGACCTGTACTGCGGAGCGAAAATCAGTTGACCAAATCAATACGACCAATATTTTGCCACAGACTCCTTTCTGGGCAAAGGTCAAAAATAAGCAGGGCTTCAAGCCGAACGGCTTTCGGCTGACGGTGTCCAAGGAACTGTTGGAGCCGGATGCCTCCTCTTCCCAGCAGTTGGAAGAGGATTTGCTGATCTTGATCAAGGATATTGGGGAAGGGCATTGTTTTGCTTATGTACCCTATGGTCCCAAGCTGGAGCCTCGGTTTGAGCATCAGGGGCTTTTCTTGGAGAAGCTGTCGGAATCGTTAAAGCCGCATTTGCCAGAAACTTGCGTCTTTATCCGTTACGACCTCCTTTGGGAAAACCAATGGGCCGGTGAGGAGGAGTTTTACGATTCCCAAGGCAATTGGCAGGGGCCGCCGTCTGCGCAGACGCAGGAATTCCGTGTCAATTTCAATACGGACCACTGGAACCTCCGCAAGAGTCCGGGGGATGCTTTGCCGAAAAATACCTTTTTTCTGAATTTGGACCGTGGTTCGGATGAGTTGCTGTACGAGATGCGCTATAATACACGCTACAATATCCGGCAGGCCAGTAAGAAGGGGGTGGAAGTACGTGAGCACGGCGTGGACAAGCTGGATGACTGGTATGCGCTCTATGAAGAAACGGCCCTGCGGAAGGGGATAACCTACCAAACGAAAGATTACTTTTTGGACCTCTTTGCCCATCAGGATGAGGAAGTGCGTGTCTGCCTGTTGATGGCATCACATGAAGGACAGGAGCTGGCTTCGATGCTGCTGGTGCTGAGCCATAAGCGTGCGACTTATCTTTTTGGGGCTTCTGCCTCTGACAAGCGGCAGGCTATGGCGAGCTATGCCCTGCAGTGGGAGGCGATTAAGCGTGCCAAGGAGTTTGGGTGTGAAGCGTATGACATGTTTGGCTGTGCCCCCAACCTGGACCGCTCCCATCCGCTGCATGGGGTCCACCTTTACAAAAAAGGCTTCGGCGGTCAGCTTTTTCACCGGATGGGCTGCTGGGATTACCCGTTTAAGGATGGAGAATATGAGATGTTCAAGGCCCAGGAAATGTATAATTGA